The following coding sequences are from one Triticum dicoccoides isolate Atlit2015 ecotype Zavitan chromosome 4A, WEW_v2.0, whole genome shotgun sequence window:
- the LOC119283573 gene encoding uncharacterized protein LOC119283573, whose protein sequence is MGWLHPYPNPAGAIPNSWVCTTRFLKHLWADSPGTAKSTVSSESGLSGALKRTWVALTTYAWCDTGFDNQLVIQEAATVGLRSLELLVPSPSSAAPSKAPQQHQQPFKEISDQAVSMFRKVTSTLDCIGHARFRRVLERVAATSAVGVALGVRLLLLLSRSRALKPLATTTSAAAAALRAPRLLAAASSPLAALLAASKAASKSYKAARALDPAARLPSLPSSKRVKAAFAAASLLRLAPTLLLLPAAAASPSSSSSSPTALFALALLKSGYKLSKNSAKVVEGFLGLQVHKGFRNGVDALGVVVKVAVIASEVVVWVAVIASEVAVAASVLGLAEDWIALKKTRDPIAFLACLCVGQLCQKRT, encoded by the exons atggggtggctCCACCCGTACCCAAACCCGGCGGGTGCCATCCCTAACTCTTGGGTCTGCACGACACGATTCTTAAAGCACCTCTGGGCTGACTCGCCGGGAACGGCCAAATCAACAGTTTCCAGCGAGTCAGGCCTGAGCGGTGCTTTGAAGCGCACGTGGGTGGCTCTGACGACATATGCAT GGTGCGACACTGGCTTCGACAACCAGCTCGTCATCCAGGAGGCCGCCACCGTCGGCCTCCGCAGCCTGGAGCTCCTggtcccctccccctccagcgcagCGCCGTCCAAGGCGCCGCAGCAGCACCAACAGCCGTTCAAGGAGATCTCCGACCAGGCTGTCTCCATGTTCCGCAAGGTGACCTCCACCCTCGACTGCATCGGCCATGCCCGATTCCGTCGCG TCCTCGAGCGCGTCGCCGCAACCTCGGCCGTCGGCGTAGCGCTGGGGGTgcgcctgctcctcctcctctcccgctcgCGCGCGCTCAAGCCGctcgccaccaccacctccgccgccgcggccgcgcTCCGAGCGCCGCggctcctcgccgccgcctcctccccgctcGCCGCCCTCCTCGCCGCCTCCAAGGCCGCCTCCAAGTCCTACAAGGCGGCGCGCGCGCTCGACCCGGCCGCGCGTCTCCCCTCGCTGCCCTCCTCCAAGCGTGTCAAggccgccttcgccgccgcctccctcctccgcctcgccccgaccctcctcctcctccccgccgccgccgcctccccctcctcctcctcctcctcccccaccgCCCTCTTCGCGCTCGCGCTGCTCAAGTCCGGCTACAAGCTCTCCAAGAACTCCGCCAAGGTCGTCGAGGGCTTCCTCGGCCTGCAGGTCCACAAGGGCTTCCGCAACGGCGTCGACGCGCTCGGGGTCGTCGTCAAGGTCGCCGTCATCGCCTCCGAGGTCGTCGTCTGGGTCGCCGTCATCGCCTCCGAGGTCGCCGTCGCCGCGAGCGTGCTGGGCCTCGCCGAGGACTGGATTGCTTTAAAAAAAactagggacccgattgcttttttagcCTGCTTATGTGTGGGCCAACTCTGTCAGAAACGCACTTAA